From Asterias amurensis chromosome 3, ASM3211899v1, a single genomic window includes:
- the LOC139934537 gene encoding endonuclease/exonuclease/phosphatase family domain-containing protein 1-like encodes MGLVTSCCGRRPNRRRLHSQTEKTVYKKGMRLISASYNAQEFDLTFDQMNINEATEEELMTLQGVTRNIAKNIISYRHHIGGYRKPEDLVLVSGIGATKLAAFRSEVYCGPYAVTSQMSKVPSRTSYHRVNSRVSFENKTNINTATVPLLAKVPGIGQDYAEFIIKFREENGPFMLLTDICKIPEIGTYRFEAMRNYLTLGESSESTVSTPSFLEMRKCLLSSEDEELGATPSSLTLSKSLFTQATQTDEVFLPLIMTSMEKWARPVVKLSVEDGNSSGRNTLRIATWNLQRFSREKAENLGVKEVTCMTILENRLSVVVVQELADRDALAVICNELNDPSLAVVRNWPSPRGIWKCETSKSAGRMFQGVEYNGFLWNTSDDVTLSDSSLLHVSKKGKNGHTFSRQPFLGYFKAKKLDFVLVSVHLKFPGLNNGTKDKLEEEICQLGLLTDALSAQLPDEKDVLIMGDFNSGPSAPDFKALTSAGYSNAIPDDVFTNISNKNPEGSHCYDNAWFSKNLSKAHTGEVRVIREGLTHPLIPDDWSWGGVVSDHCPLWAEFYTDQDLDTSIPGLFTRLSRVRIFSEK; translated from the exons ATGGGTCTTGTAACAAGCTGTTGTGGCCGGCGACCGAACAGGCGTCGCCTCCACAGTCAGACTGAAAAGACAGTCTACAAGAAAGGCATGCGCTTGATCAGTGCCTCGTATAATGCCCAAGAGTTTgacttgacctttgaccaaatGAATATTAATGAGGCTACAGAAGAGGAATTAATGACCTTACAAGGGGTCACTCGAAATATCGCAAAAAACATCATCTCGTATCGACATCACATCGGTGGATATCGAAAGCCGGAAGACTTGGTGTTAGTGTCGGGTATTGGTGCAACGAAACTAGCAGCTTTTAGGTCAGAAGTATACTGTGGACCCTATGCAGTAACGTCTCAAATGTCCAAGGTGCCTAGTCGAACTTCTTATCATAGAGTTAACTCAAGAgtttcatttgaaaataaaaccaacatCAACACTGCTACAGTTCCTTTGCTTGCTAAAGTGCCTGGCATCGGACAAGACTACGCAGAATTTATCATCAAGTTTCGAGAAGAGAATGGACCCTTCATGTTGCTGACAGACATTTGCAAAATTCCCGAGATAGGAACCTATAGGTTTGAGGCAATGCGGAATTACTTGACTCTAGGTGAAAGCTCAGAGAGTACGGTCTCGACACCTTCCTTTCTGGAAATGCGCAAGTGTTTGCTGTCCTCAGAAGACGAAGAGCTAGGTGCGACGCCATCAAGTTTAACTCTATCCAAATCCCTGTTTACCCAAGCCACGCAAACGGACGAAGTCTTCTTGCCGCTAATAATGACATCCATGGAGAAATGGGCACGCCCAGTTGTCAAACTTTCAGTTGAGGATGGAAACAGCAGTGGACGGAATACGCTTAGAATTGCAACTTGGAATCTGCAAAGATTTAGTAGGGAAAAAGCTGAAAATCTTGGAGTGAAAGAAGTCACCTGTATGACCATCTTAGAAAACAG gtTGAGCGTGGTTGTAGTGCAAGAACTAGCAGACAGGGATGCTTTGGCTGTT ATCTGTAATGAGTTGAATGACCCATCGCTGGCTGTTGTCAGAAACTGGCCGAGCCCAAGAGGGATCTGGAAATGTGAAACTTCAAAATCAGCCGGGAGGATGTTCCAG GGAGTAGAGTACAACGGTTTCCTGTGGAACACATCCGACGATGTGACGCTTTCTGATTCAAGCCTCTTGCACGTCTCGAAGAAGGGCAAGAACGGTCATACCTTTTCCCGCCAACCATTTCTTGGCTACTTCAAGGCTAAGAAACTGGACTTTGTGCTCGTGTCTGTACACCTAAAGTTTCCAGGGCTGAATAATGGCACAAAAGATAAACTAGAG GAAGAGATCTGCCAGTTGGGCCTTCTAACAGATGCACTATCTGCTCAATTGCCAG atgagaaagatgttttgatcATGGGCGACTTCAACAGCGGTCCGTCTGCACCAGACTTTAAGGCACTGACTTCGGCCGGGTACAGTAATGCCATCCCTGACGACGTCTTTACCAATATAAGCAACAAGAATCCAGAGGGCTCACATTGCTATGACAACGCTTGGTTCAGCAAGAATTTAAGCAAAGCTCATACCG GTGAGGTCCGTGTCATCCGAGAAGGCTTGACACATCCTTTGATACCGGACGACTGGTCCTGGGGCGGGGTCGTGTCCGATCACTGTCCGCTCTGGGCGGAGTTTTATACTGACCAAGACCTCGACACCAGTATCCCGGGACTCTTCACTCGCTTGTCCAGAGTCAGgattttttctgaaaagtaG
- the LOC139934538 gene encoding uncharacterized protein, whose protein sequence is MMVKLETKGKLILILLILSITNTSARRQERRQEESDGFSLGSLLAMGLCGIGAVVAAPVVLAGAGFTAGGIAAGSIASGMMSTAAIANGGAIAAGSTVAVLQSVGAAGLGAAGAAAVGSAGAVAGAAAAAAINQDEDLDE, encoded by the exons ATGATGGTGAAACTTGAAACGAAGGGCAAGCTCATTCTCATTCTTCTCATCCTGAGCATTACTAATACTAGTGCAAGAAGACAG GAGAGGCGCCAGGAAGAAAGTGATG GCTTCTCTTTAGGCAGTCTCCTAGCAATGGGTTTATGCGGAATAGGTGCTGTAGTCGCAGCTCCAGTTGTACTCGCAGGTGCAGGATTTACAGCGGGTGGAATAGCAGCAGGATCCATTGCATCAGGCATGATGTCTACTGCAGCAATTGCAAATGGTGGCGCTATTGCAGCAGGAAGTACAGTGGCTGTTCTGCAGTCAGTTGGAGCTGCAGGGTTAGGAGCTGCAGGTGCTGCTGCAGTTGGTAGTGCTGGTGCAGTAGCAggggctgctgctgctgctgcaatcAACCAAGATGAGGATTTGGATGAATGA